AATTCCAATGGAGTTTTTCTTCCAAAGATTTTAACCATAACCTCAAGTTTACGTTTTTCTTCATTTATATTTTCGATAGTACCATCAAAACCATTGAAAGGTCCATCTATAACTTTAACTGTTTCTCCTTTTATATAAGGAATAGCCACATTTTCATTCTGCACAGCTAATTCATCAACCTTACCTAACATTCTATTCACTTCTGATCTTCTCAATGGAACTGGATCACCACCTTTTACTTCACCTAAAAATCCAATTACACCAGTAACCGATTTAATTACGTGAGGAAGTTCTCCTGTTAAATTAGCTTGAATCATTATATATCCCGGAAAATAAACTTTTTCTTTATTTACTTTTTTTCCAGCACGTATTTGTATCACTTTTTCTGTAGGTACCAAAACCTGATCAACATAATCTGAAAGACCTAAACGAGCAACTTCGTTTTCGATATAAGTCTTTACTTTATTTTCTTGACCTCCAATAGCTCTCACTACATACCATTTCTTTACAGAATCTGACATATTATTTATTAAATAGATTAAAATATTGTTCTAAACCTAACTGAAATGTCTTGTCAACAAGAAATACTGCTATAGCGAATAAAACAGTAAATAGAGCTACTACCACTGTAGATTTTTGAGCTTCCGTAAAAGATATCCAGGTAACCTTATGGTTTAGCTCTTCAAAAGATTCTTTAATGTATGTAACAATACCCATTATATATATTTTTTGTGATAATATCTAATCAAATTTATTCAGGACAGGCTTGAATTTTGAAAACACTATTTTTTTAACTATTGCACGGGCGGAGAGGCTCGAACTCCCGACACCCGGTTTTGGAGACCGGTGCTCTACCAACTGAGCTACACCCGTATAGAATATTAG
The nucleotide sequence above comes from Aureibaculum algae. Encoded proteins:
- the secE gene encoding preprotein translocase subunit SecE, coding for MGIVTYIKESFEELNHKVTWISFTEAQKSTVVVALFTVLFAIAVFLVDKTFQLGLEQYFNLFNK
- the nusG gene encoding transcription termination/antitermination protein NusG — protein: MSDSVKKWYVVRAIGGQENKVKTYIENEVARLGLSDYVDQVLVPTEKVIQIRAGKKVNKEKVYFPGYIMIQANLTGELPHVIKSVTGVIGFLGEVKGGDPVPLRRSEVNRMLGKVDELAVQNENVAIPYIKGETVKVIDGPFNGFDGTIENINEEKRKLEVMVKIFGRKTPLELSYMQVEKIS